The following proteins are co-located in the Verrucomicrobiota bacterium genome:
- a CDS encoding Gfo/Idh/MocA family oxidoreductase, with product MNQSLQCTRRSFLKQVALASAGAPIFLPRLLSAPPSERVLHASFGASGMARADLTEISRHANVQFVAVADVEPAKADDLKKKWPDLRVYTDWRVLLDKERDLTSVNVSTPDHMHGPIAMSALQRGLHVYCQKPLTHDIYESRKLTEVARRKNLVTQMGIQIHSNAEYRLAVRLVQDGAIGKVKEVHTWSSKKWGDTGPMPARVDPVPAGFDWDLWIGVCAPRPFIGGGWYHPGNWRKRLDFGTGTFGDMGCHIYDPVFKALALTAPISVRSEGGPPNNHSWATDAIIHYVFPGTAFTAEKEVKVTWYDGDQRPPAEIIALVGGKIPDQGSVFLGAKGVMVLPHVAKPKLLPEADFKDFKPPAIQSSNHWHQFVDAIRGQGTAAANFDYSGPLTEAVLLGSVATRFPKTTLKWNAKSLKFTNEKEASQFVRRKYRKGWEVAGLS from the coding sequence ATGAACCAATCGCTCCAATGCACTCGCCGTTCCTTTCTCAAGCAAGTGGCTCTCGCTTCCGCAGGCGCTCCGATTTTTCTGCCGCGCTTGCTCAGCGCTCCACCCTCGGAACGCGTGTTGCACGCCAGCTTTGGCGCCAGCGGCATGGCGCGCGCGGATCTCACGGAAATCTCCCGCCACGCCAACGTTCAATTTGTCGCCGTCGCGGACGTGGAACCGGCCAAAGCGGACGATTTGAAAAAGAAATGGCCCGATCTTCGAGTTTACACGGATTGGCGCGTGTTGCTGGACAAGGAAAGGGACCTGACTTCGGTGAACGTCTCCACGCCGGACCACATGCACGGCCCCATCGCCATGAGCGCGCTGCAACGCGGCTTGCACGTGTATTGCCAGAAACCGCTCACGCACGACATTTACGAATCCCGCAAACTCACCGAAGTCGCCCGCCGCAAGAATCTGGTCACACAAATGGGCATTCAAATCCATTCCAACGCCGAGTATCGGCTCGCCGTGCGACTCGTTCAGGACGGCGCCATCGGCAAGGTGAAAGAGGTCCACACCTGGAGCAGCAAGAAGTGGGGCGACACAGGGCCCATGCCCGCCCGCGTCGATCCCGTGCCGGCGGGCTTTGACTGGGATCTCTGGATCGGCGTGTGCGCGCCGCGACCGTTCATTGGCGGCGGCTGGTACCATCCGGGCAACTGGCGCAAGCGGCTCGATTTCGGCACCGGGACGTTTGGCGACATGGGGTGTCACATTTACGATCCGGTGTTCAAGGCGCTCGCGCTGACCGCGCCAATCAGCGTGCGCAGCGAAGGCGGTCCGCCCAACAATCATTCGTGGGCCACGGACGCGATCATCCATTACGTTTTCCCAGGCACGGCGTTCACGGCGGAGAAGGAAGTGAAAGTGACGTGGTACGACGGCGACCAGCGTCCGCCGGCGGAAATCATCGCGCTGGTCGGCGGGAAGATTCCGGATCAAGGATCGGTGTTTCTGGGCGCCAAAGGGGTGATGGTATTGCCCCACGTCGCGAAGCCCAAGCTGCTGCCGGAAGCGGACTTCAAAGATTTCAAACCTCCCGCCATTCAAAGCTCGAATCACTGGCACCAATTCGTCGATGCGATTCGCGGCCAGGGCACGGCTGCGGCGAACTTCGATTATTCCGGGCCGCTCACCGAAGCGGTCTTGCTTGGCAGCGTCGCGACGCGTTTCCCGAAGACGACGCTGAAGTGGAACGCCAAGTCGTTGAAGTTCACGAACGAGAAGGAGGCGAGCCAATTCGTGCGGAGGAAATATCGGAAGGGGTGGGAAGTCGCGGGGTTGTCCTGA
- a CDS encoding GNAT family N-acetyltransferase: MNTKRMTCRLATLADLDLLAALNEQLMQDEGHPNDLTRQQLADRMRTWLQGEHRAVIFEEGQDLVAYALYCVGERSPTDRFIFLRHFFVQRPLRRKGIGREAVRLLLTEVFPPNARVLLDVLYHNQAARAFWQKLGFTEHCLTFEKRGAEFNRE; encoded by the coding sequence ATGAACACCAAGCGAATGACCTGCCGCCTGGCCACTTTGGCGGACCTCGATTTACTGGCTGCCCTCAACGAACAGCTCATGCAGGACGAGGGGCATCCGAACGATCTGACGCGGCAGCAACTGGCGGACCGTATGCGAACCTGGCTCCAGGGTGAACATCGCGCAGTCATTTTCGAGGAGGGCCAGGACCTCGTCGCCTATGCGCTTTATTGCGTCGGTGAGCGTTCCCCGACGGATCGGTTCATATTTCTGCGGCACTTCTTTGTCCAACGGCCGCTGCGACGGAAGGGGATTGGCCGCGAGGCGGTGCGGTTGCTCCTCACGGAAGTTTTCCCGCCAAACGCCCGCGTCTTGTTGGACGTGCTCTACCACAATCAAGCCGCGAGAGCCTTCTGGCAGAAACTCGGTTTCACAGAGCATTGTTTGACCTTCGAAAAGCGCGGCGCTGAGTTCAACCGCGAATGA
- a CDS encoding D-tyrosyl-tRNA(Tyr) deacylase encodes MRAIIQRVSSASVAIESQIKNAIQKGLLVLLGVEESDTPEDLDWLSGKIVRLRIFPDDQGVMNRSVQEAQGDILVVSQFTLFASTRKGNRPSYSRAARPETAVPLYEAFVRRLTQDLGRPVLTGEFGAEMKVSLTNDGPVTILIDTKMKE; translated from the coding sequence ATGCGCGCAATCATCCAACGGGTCTCGTCGGCTTCCGTCGCCATTGAAAGTCAAATCAAGAACGCGATCCAGAAGGGCCTGCTGGTGCTTCTGGGCGTCGAAGAATCCGACACACCCGAGGACCTCGATTGGTTAAGCGGAAAAATCGTGCGCTTGCGAATTTTCCCCGACGATCAGGGCGTCATGAACCGTTCCGTGCAGGAGGCGCAAGGCGACATTTTGGTGGTCAGCCAGTTCACCCTGTTCGCGAGCACGCGCAAAGGCAACCGCCCGTCCTACAGCCGAGCCGCGCGTCCCGAGACGGCGGTCCCGCTTTACGAGGCCTTCGTACGGCGGCTTACGCAAGATTTGGGGCGCCCCGTCCTCACGGGCGAGTTTGGCGCAGAAATGAAGGTGAGCCTGACCAACGACGGGCCGGTGACCATTCTGATCGATACGAAGATGAAGGAATGA
- a CDS encoding 3-oxoacyl-ACP reductase FabG, which translates to MSLELFKLNGKVAWITGGTKGLGFAMANALASVGADILINSRNRAEAETAAKQIAETHRCRALGLQADVTNPAEIAGTVERAIQEFGSIDILVNNAGINVRQPTIDLPLEEWQKVLDINLTGPFLCTKAVAPHMIQKGWGRIIHLSSILGHVGLAGRPAYTATKGAIVLLTKTQALEFAANGITVNAICPGPFETPMNLPLLQNPEVYKAFVAKIPLGRWGYLHEIHGAVIFLASNASSYVTGTTLTVDGGWTAQ; encoded by the coding sequence ATGAGCCTGGAACTTTTCAAACTGAACGGGAAAGTCGCCTGGATCACCGGCGGCACCAAAGGCCTGGGTTTTGCCATGGCCAACGCCCTGGCCAGCGTCGGGGCCGATATCCTCATCAACAGCCGCAATCGCGCCGAGGCAGAAACGGCCGCCAAACAGATCGCGGAAACCCACCGTTGCCGCGCCCTGGGACTTCAGGCGGACGTCACGAACCCGGCGGAAATCGCGGGAACCGTGGAACGCGCAATCCAGGAATTCGGGAGCATCGATATCCTCGTGAACAACGCGGGCATCAATGTGCGCCAGCCCACAATCGATCTGCCCCTGGAAGAGTGGCAAAAGGTTTTGGACATCAATTTGACCGGGCCGTTTCTCTGCACCAAAGCCGTCGCGCCGCACATGATCCAAAAAGGCTGGGGCCGGATCATCCATTTGTCGTCCATCCTCGGACACGTGGGCCTGGCGGGACGGCCGGCGTACACGGCGACGAAGGGCGCGATCGTGCTCTTGACGAAGACGCAGGCATTGGAATTCGCGGCGAATGGCATCACCGTGAACGCGATTTGTCCCGGCCCGTTCGAGACGCCCATGAACCTGCCGCTCCTGCAGAATCCGGAAGTCTATAAGGCGTTCGTGGCAAAGATTCCTTTGGGCCGCTGGGGTTACCTCCACGAAATCCACGGCGCCGTCATTTTCCTGGCGTCGAATGCCTCCAGCTACGTGACCGGAACGACGCTGACCGTCGATGGCGGCTGGACGGCGCAGTAG
- a CDS encoding L-rhamnose isomerase — MQTSSKAATARRIDSAFRLASERYAAMSVDVRRALKTLATIPISLHCWQGDDVGGFEKSGSDLGGGLAVTGDYPGKARSPDELRADLDKAFSLIPGRHRLNLHACYGEFGGRRVDRDEIEPAHFRNWIDWARQRRLGLDFNPTYFAHPNAADGFTLSHRDKDIRGFWIEHGTRCREIGAAMGKALGSPCVTNIWIPDGMKDTPADRSGPRERLAESLDAIFESPISPKHNLDAVEPKLFGLGSESYVVGSHEFYLGYAITRRKLLCLDAGHYHPTETISDKLTSVLQFLPEILLHVSRGIRWDSDHVVTFTDDLQAIAREIVANGYLTRVHIGLDYFDASINRIAAWIVGARNLLRALLVALLEPPAIRDAEISGDFTARLALLEEAKALPVGAIWDYYCETQGVPVSNAWLAEVKRYEREVLSKRGEVSAHERHERGV, encoded by the coding sequence ATGCAAACTTCATCCAAGGCAGCCACGGCACGCCGGATTGATTCGGCCTTCAGGCTCGCGAGCGAGCGCTACGCCGCGATGAGCGTGGACGTTCGCCGTGCGCTCAAGACCCTTGCCACGATCCCCATTTCGCTGCACTGCTGGCAAGGCGATGACGTCGGTGGGTTCGAGAAATCGGGAAGCGACCTGGGCGGCGGCCTGGCTGTGACGGGCGATTATCCGGGGAAAGCGCGATCTCCCGACGAGTTGCGCGCCGACCTGGACAAAGCTTTCTCGCTCATTCCTGGCCGGCATCGTTTGAATCTCCATGCCTGCTACGGCGAGTTTGGCGGCCGGCGCGTGGACCGCGACGAAATTGAGCCGGCGCATTTCAGGAACTGGATTGATTGGGCGCGTCAGCGCCGCCTGGGACTCGACTTCAATCCGACGTATTTTGCCCACCCGAATGCCGCCGACGGTTTCACGCTCTCGCACCGCGACAAAGACATCCGGGGTTTCTGGATCGAGCACGGTACTCGTTGCCGCGAAATCGGCGCCGCGATGGGAAAAGCCCTGGGCTCGCCTTGCGTCACCAACATCTGGATTCCCGATGGGATGAAAGACACGCCCGCGGATCGCTCCGGTCCGCGCGAGCGCCTGGCCGAATCTCTCGACGCCATTTTCGAAAGCCCCATTTCCCCAAAGCACAACCTCGACGCCGTCGAACCGAAACTCTTCGGGCTTGGCAGCGAAAGTTACGTGGTTGGCTCGCACGAATTCTACCTCGGCTACGCGATCACGCGCCGCAAACTGCTTTGCCTGGACGCCGGACATTACCATCCGACAGAAACGATCTCGGATAAGCTCACGAGCGTGCTCCAGTTCTTGCCGGAAATACTGCTGCACGTGAGCCGCGGCATCCGGTGGGACAGCGATCACGTGGTTACGTTCACCGATGACCTCCAGGCCATCGCGCGTGAAATCGTCGCCAACGGCTACCTCACGCGCGTCCACATCGGTCTTGATTACTTCGATGCCAGCATCAACCGCATCGCCGCCTGGATCGTCGGTGCGCGCAACCTGCTGCGCGCCCTTCTGGTGGCGCTGCTGGAACCGCCCGCCATCCGCGACGCCGAAATCTCAGGCGACTTCACGGCGCGCCTGGCTTTGCTGGAGGAGGCCAAGGCGTTGCCGGTGGGAGCGATCTGGGATTACTACTGCGAAACCCAAGGCGTTCCGGTGAGCAACGCGTGGCTGGCCGAAGTGAAACGCTACGAGCGCGAGGTGTTGAGCAAGCGAGGCGAAGTTTCGGCCCACGAAAGACACGAAAGGGGGGTGTAA
- a CDS encoding PIG-L family deacetylase: MNPYQRFAADYVRLLQEGKSLPHGSRRDTPRLALSADAPTVLIFSPHPDDECIIGGLPLRLLRQARMRVLNVAVTQGSNKERQAARFKELQGACEYLGYGLIQTRANGLEKVNAKTRSQEPDFWADSVRTIAQILSDNRPRIVFFPHEQDWNSTHIGTHWLVMDALRSLAPEFSCFTVETEFWGAMATPNLMVESNPEDVADMVTGTSFHVGEVTRNPFHLFLPAWMQDNVRRGSELVGGQGEAAPDFAFATLYRLRRWGQGRLENVFDGGKIIPSALNPDPLFARTRGS, translated from the coding sequence ATGAATCCGTATCAAAGGTTCGCGGCTGATTATGTCCGGCTCTTGCAGGAAGGGAAATCGCTGCCGCATGGGAGTCGCCGCGACACTCCCCGCCTGGCGTTGTCGGCGGATGCTCCCACCGTGCTGATCTTCTCCCCGCATCCCGACGACGAATGCATCATCGGCGGATTGCCGCTCCGCTTGCTCCGCCAGGCGCGTATGCGCGTCCTCAACGTCGCCGTGACTCAAGGGAGCAACAAGGAACGGCAAGCCGCGCGTTTCAAAGAACTGCAAGGGGCGTGCGAGTACCTGGGGTATGGACTGATCCAGACTCGCGCGAACGGACTCGAAAAGGTGAACGCGAAAACTCGTTCGCAGGAGCCGGACTTCTGGGCGGACTCCGTGCGGACCATCGCGCAAATCCTCTCGGACAATCGCCCAAGAATTGTTTTCTTCCCTCACGAACAGGACTGGAACAGCACGCACATCGGCACTCACTGGCTTGTCATGGACGCGCTGAGAAGCCTGGCCCCTGAATTCAGTTGCTTCACGGTCGAGACGGAATTCTGGGGCGCCATGGCGACGCCGAACCTCATGGTGGAATCAAACCCGGAGGACGTCGCGGACATGGTCACGGGGACTTCGTTTCACGTTGGTGAAGTGACGCGCAATCCATTTCACCTGTTCCTGCCGGCCTGGATGCAGGACAACGTGCGACGCGGGAGCGAATTGGTCGGCGGCCAGGGCGAAGCGGCGCCGGACTTCGCCTTCGCCACGCTTTACCGTCTGCGACGTTGGGGCCAAGGCCGGCTGGAGAATGTGTTCGACGGCGGAAAGATCATTCCCTCCGCTTTGAATCCAGATCCGCTCTTTGCTCGAACCAGGGGGTCATGA
- a CDS encoding PKD domain-containing protein — translation MKCRVLQTAVASFRITLLALLARESAAADSALGSTSIVRSVDLNVNEAQEIQIADGTKAQIKLLRLDEARDAFRNAVRQARVTVELNGQSLVLTSATYNLPVTFAGVQIDCPITKGYVGNSSQGNAWGLVKDARLRLWPAGSPWIEPGTFAYPLKQRWFASNTQMANEPTFVDGGEAPGAKNVYYHYGLDFGGAEGLIDVVAATHGRVISSGKEILPGYEDSPAKPRYDVVYLLDERGWYYRYSHLYSIDPAVRPGSQIAIGQKIGVLGKEGGSGGWSHLHFDITSRQPSGLWGIQEGYAFVWEAYQRQYAPRIIAVARPHHFVGVGQKVLLDGSKSWSASGRIARHDWTFSDGMTARGSTVERTYSRPGFYSEILKVTDARGEVGCDFAYVDVIDPAGPDQLPPSIHAVYAPTFGIRPGDPVTFKVRTFKTTFGHETWDFGDGTAKVTAKSDGNVQSLAKDGYAVTEHRFAKPGHYLVSVERTNERGHKATARLHVTVEAEDKGAAKQGNG, via the coding sequence ATGAAATGTCGCGTACTCCAAACCGCCGTCGCTTCGTTTCGCATAACTCTCCTGGCCTTGCTGGCACGAGAGTCCGCCGCCGCAGATTCAGCTCTCGGAAGTACGTCGATCGTCCGTTCGGTGGACCTGAACGTGAACGAGGCGCAGGAAATCCAGATCGCTGATGGGACCAAGGCCCAGATCAAACTCCTCCGCCTGGACGAAGCCCGCGACGCCTTTCGCAATGCCGTCCGCCAGGCGCGCGTCACCGTCGAACTCAACGGGCAATCCCTGGTGTTAACTTCGGCAACGTACAACCTGCCGGTAACGTTCGCGGGCGTCCAAATCGATTGTCCGATCACCAAAGGTTACGTCGGGAACAGCAGCCAGGGCAACGCGTGGGGATTGGTCAAGGACGCGCGGCTGCGGCTTTGGCCGGCGGGTTCGCCCTGGATTGAGCCGGGCACATTTGCTTATCCGCTCAAGCAACGCTGGTTTGCCAGCAACACACAAATGGCCAACGAGCCCACGTTCGTCGATGGCGGCGAGGCCCCCGGCGCCAAGAACGTCTATTACCACTACGGACTCGATTTTGGCGGAGCGGAAGGATTGATCGACGTCGTGGCGGCGACGCATGGGAGAGTGATTTCTTCCGGCAAAGAGATTCTGCCTGGCTACGAGGACAGCCCGGCGAAACCGCGCTACGACGTTGTCTATCTGCTCGACGAACGCGGCTGGTACTATCGCTACAGCCATCTCTACTCCATCGATCCCGCCGTCCGGCCCGGATCCCAGATCGCCATCGGCCAAAAGATCGGCGTGCTGGGCAAGGAAGGTGGCAGCGGCGGTTGGTCGCATCTCCATTTCGACATCACGAGCCGCCAACCGTCCGGTCTTTGGGGAATCCAGGAGGGTTACGCCTTTGTTTGGGAGGCGTACCAGCGACAATACGCGCCGAGAATCATTGCTGTGGCGCGGCCGCATCACTTCGTGGGCGTGGGCCAGAAAGTCCTTCTCGACGGTTCAAAATCCTGGAGCGCTTCAGGCCGAATCGCTCGGCATGACTGGACTTTCTCCGACGGAATGACTGCCCGCGGTTCCACCGTCGAGCGCACGTACTCCCGGCCAGGTTTCTACAGTGAAATTCTGAAAGTCACCGACGCACGCGGCGAAGTGGGCTGCGATTTCGCGTACGTCGATGTCATTGACCCGGCTGGGCCCGACCAATTGCCTCCGAGCATTCACGCCGTCTATGCTCCGACGTTCGGCATCCGGCCGGGCGACCCCGTGACGTTCAAGGTGCGAACATTCAAAACGACCTTCGGCCACGAAACGTGGGACTTCGGCGATGGCACCGCAAAAGTCACGGCCAAATCGGACGGCAACGTCCAGAGCCTGGCCAAGGACGGCTACGCCGTGACGGAACATCGGTTCGCGAAACCGGGTCATTACCTCGTGAGCGTCGAGCGAACGAACGAACGCGGCCACAAAGCCACCGCTCGCCTGCACGTGACTGTTGAGGCCGAAGACAAAGGAGCGGCGAAACAGGGCAACGGCTGA
- a CDS encoding ROK family protein: MASDRALLVRPQVIPTLDPDFRPAFLWNRAFAAQASASKSPIRVSLAVEQTDGSIFHHSTSILPEHDPGASANFTHLERLVKFLLWSRGGFRIHFDGPKLLAEQLRKHYAETPTGRFDASIMGERVYERPFEIVHTPQLPPARSTSKPLGRYLKGCRIGFDLGGSDRKVAAVIDGQCVFSEETIWNPVPQADPQWHFDQIMESLKLAARHLPRVDAIGGSSAGVIVNNRIKVASLFRGVPLALFNSRVKDLFLEMRKAWGGIPFEVANDGEVTALAGSMALEKNGVLGIAMGTSMAGGYVNPSGNITTWLNELAFAPVDYNPHAAVDEWSGDAGCGVQYFSQQCVGRLLPAAGIEMDWALPLPEKLKHVQELMRGGDDRATKIFQTIAAYLGYAILHYTEFYDFHHVLILGRVTSGVGGDVITAGAREVLSSEAPELSEKITLHSPDEKEKRHGQAIAAASLPGLFQGL; the protein is encoded by the coding sequence ATGGCAAGTGACCGTGCGCTCCTGGTTCGCCCGCAAGTAATCCCAACCCTGGATCCGGACTTTCGACCTGCGTTCCTCTGGAACCGAGCGTTCGCGGCCCAGGCCAGCGCTTCCAAGAGTCCGATCCGCGTCTCTCTCGCGGTGGAGCAAACCGACGGTTCGATCTTCCATCATTCGACCAGCATTCTTCCGGAGCATGACCCAGGCGCGAGCGCGAATTTCACTCACCTTGAACGTCTGGTGAAATTCCTTCTCTGGTCGCGCGGCGGATTTCGCATCCATTTCGACGGCCCGAAGCTCCTGGCCGAACAACTCCGCAAACATTACGCCGAAACGCCGACCGGTCGCTTCGATGCGAGTATCATGGGCGAGCGCGTCTATGAGCGCCCTTTTGAGATTGTGCACACGCCACAACTTCCGCCCGCCCGGTCCACCAGCAAACCTTTGGGCCGGTATTTGAAAGGCTGCCGCATCGGGTTTGACCTGGGCGGCAGTGATCGCAAGGTTGCGGCGGTGATCGACGGCCAATGCGTCTTCAGCGAGGAAACCATCTGGAATCCGGTTCCGCAGGCCGACCCACAGTGGCACTTCGATCAAATCATGGAGTCGCTCAAACTGGCGGCGCGGCATTTGCCCAGAGTCGATGCGATTGGCGGCAGTTCGGCGGGGGTGATCGTGAACAACCGGATCAAAGTCGCGTCGCTTTTCCGAGGAGTGCCTTTGGCTCTTTTCAATTCCAGGGTGAAGGACCTGTTTCTGGAGATGAGGAAAGCGTGGGGCGGGATTCCGTTCGAGGTCGCCAACGACGGCGAAGTGACGGCGCTGGCGGGTTCGATGGCGCTGGAAAAGAACGGTGTGCTCGGCATTGCGATGGGCACGAGCATGGCGGGTGGTTACGTCAATCCGAGCGGCAATATCACCACCTGGCTGAATGAACTGGCGTTCGCTCCGGTCGATTACAACCCTCACGCTGCGGTCGATGAATGGTCCGGCGACGCGGGTTGTGGCGTCCAATACTTTTCCCAGCAATGCGTAGGGCGATTGCTGCCCGCCGCCGGCATCGAGATGGATTGGGCGCTTCCCCTGCCGGAAAAGCTTAAGCACGTTCAGGAATTGATGCGGGGCGGCGACGATCGCGCGACGAAGATTTTTCAAACCATCGCCGCTTATCTCGGGTACGCGATTTTGCATTACACCGAGTTCTACGACTTCCACCACGTGCTCATTCTGGGACGGGTGACTTCCGGGGTTGGAGGCGATGTGATTACAGCCGGTGCCCGGGAAGTTCTGAGTTCCGAGGCGCCGGAGTTGTCCGAGAAGATCACGCTCCATTCGCCGGACGAGAAAGAGAAACGCCACGGCCAGGCAATCGCGGCGGCGAGCTTGCCTGGTTTGTTCCAGGGACTATGA